The proteins below are encoded in one region of Deinococcus fonticola:
- a CDS encoding HAD family hydrolase yields MAGMTAQQRHVAFDWGGVFTVGTFDGRSTQNMADRSGVSVQRVRESYFRHVHQLEVGTWGLPQFWETLQAETGMSLPYHEFEPLYLGSIQDNSPMYATLEQLPRQVRVGLLSNNYPVVSDHLRRDPRFARFDALVFSNEIGYKKPTPEAFAALQQAMDLPAGQVAFVDDVQENIDAANAFGFQGLLYHHDRHAEFQATLREWLAL; encoded by the coding sequence ATGGCGGGTATGACGGCGCAGCAACGGCATGTGGCATTCGACTGGGGCGGGGTGTTCACGGTGGGGACGTTCGACGGCCGCAGCACGCAGAATATGGCGGACAGGTCAGGCGTCAGCGTACAGCGGGTGCGCGAGAGTTACTTCCGGCACGTGCACCAGCTGGAGGTGGGCACGTGGGGTCTGCCACAATTCTGGGAGACGCTGCAGGCGGAAACCGGCATGTCCTTGCCGTACCATGAATTCGAGCCGCTTTACCTGGGCAGCATCCAGGACAACAGCCCCATGTACGCCACCCTCGAGCAGTTGCCCCGGCAGGTGCGGGTGGGCCTGCTCAGCAACAATTACCCGGTGGTCAGTGACCACCTGCGCCGCGACCCGCGGTTCGCGCGGTTTGACGCGCTGGTGTTCAGCAACGAAATCGGGTACAAGAAGCCCACGCCCGAGGCTTTCGCGGCCCTCCAGCAGGCCATGGATTTGCCGGCCGGCCAGGTTGCCTTCGTGGACGACGTGCAGGAGAACATCGACGCCGCCAACGCTTTCGGCTTTCAGGGCCTGCTGTACCACCACGACCGGCACGCGGAATTTCAGGCCACCCTGCGGGAATGGCTGGCCCTTTAA
- a CDS encoding 3-oxoacid CoA-transferase, whose translation MKTVPIISLAQAAQFVKDGQTLLVGGFGMTGNPVHLLHALADLPTKDLTYVANNVGEAGIGGGKLLRQGQLKKAIGSFFTSNREAVQAAQAGKLEVQLIPQGSLAEALRAGGAGIGGFYTPTAAGTVIAGDADVRHLNGQDMIFVPGLRGDVAFLRAWRADTAGNLQYRLTEQNFNRAMATAADLVIVEAEEIVPVGDIPPEQVHTPGLYVDYLVEAKLTPEDLGSSADVKGSSKKVDEARLNMARRALQELRPGDVVNLGIGIPTLVADLITPEHGLNLHTENGMLGVGPAPEDGGAMDFPVNAGKIPVTALPGASYFDSADSFAMIRGGHVDVAVMGGLQVDEHANLANWAVPGKPLLGVGGAMDLASGAKRLIVTMGHTDPDGTPKIVPDCTLPLTTRGAVNVIITDKAVFEFVDGVLTLTELMPGATLEEVRATTGAKFNEQLRN comes from the coding sequence ATGAAAACCGTTCCGATCATCTCTCTGGCGCAGGCCGCGCAGTTTGTGAAGGACGGGCAGACGCTTCTGGTGGGCGGGTTCGGCATGACCGGCAACCCGGTACACCTGCTGCACGCGCTGGCCGACCTGCCCACCAAAGACCTGACGTACGTGGCGAACAACGTGGGCGAGGCTGGCATCGGCGGCGGAAAACTGCTGCGGCAGGGGCAGTTGAAAAAGGCCATCGGTTCGTTTTTCACCAGCAACCGCGAGGCCGTGCAGGCGGCGCAGGCGGGGAAACTGGAGGTGCAACTGATCCCGCAGGGCAGCCTGGCGGAAGCGCTGCGCGCTGGCGGGGCGGGCATCGGCGGGTTTTACACGCCCACCGCCGCAGGAACGGTCATTGCCGGGGACGCCGACGTGCGGCACCTGAACGGTCAGGACATGATCTTCGTGCCGGGCCTGCGCGGGGACGTGGCTTTTCTTCGTGCCTGGCGGGCCGATACGGCCGGGAACCTCCAGTACCGCCTGACCGAGCAGAACTTCAACCGGGCCATGGCCACCGCGGCGGATCTGGTCATCGTGGAAGCCGAGGAGATCGTGCCGGTGGGCGACATTCCTCCGGAACAGGTGCACACCCCCGGCCTGTACGTGGATTACCTGGTGGAGGCGAAACTCACGCCGGAAGATCTGGGATCGAGCGCGGACGTCAAGGGCAGCAGCAAGAAAGTGGACGAAGCCCGCCTGAACATGGCCCGCCGAGCCCTGCAGGAACTGCGCCCCGGTGACGTGGTGAACCTCGGCATCGGCATTCCCACGCTGGTCGCCGACCTGATTACGCCTGAGCACGGCCTCAACCTGCACACCGAGAACGGCATGCTGGGCGTCGGCCCGGCCCCTGAGGACGGTGGCGCGATGGATTTCCCGGTGAATGCCGGAAAAATCCCGGTCACGGCCCTGCCGGGGGCCAGTTACTTCGACAGCGCCGACAGTTTCGCCATGATTCGCGGCGGTCACGTGGACGTGGCGGTGATGGGCGGCTTGCAGGTGGACGAGCACGCCAACCTGGCCAACTGGGCCGTGCCCGGCAAACCCCTGCTGGGCGTGGGCGGAGCGATGGACCTGGCGAGCGGCGCAAAGAGACTGATCGTGACCATGGGGCACACCGACCCGGACGGCACACCAAAAATTGTGCCGGACTGCACTCTGCCCCTCACGACGCGCGGCGCGGTGAACGTGATCATCACGGATAAAGCCGTGTTCGAGTTCGTGGATGGTGTGCTGACCCTGACGGAACTGATGCCCGGGGCGACCCTTGAAGAAGTCAGGGCGACGACCGGCGCGAAATTCAACGAGCAGCTCAGGAATTAA